ACTTCGAAGTCTCACGACGGGAAAAGGAAATACAATTTAAATACAATTTCTCCAATTACTTGCCTTGCCCTAGGATTTAAATCACTTACTATATGCCCTTGCATTATATTCTACATGTGTTACAACAATTCCTTTGTATTGCATTTCATTTCCTCTTACTTAAATTAAAACATTTCTTTGAGTTGGTTTAGTTTATTTCACCACTTGCAATTTTTACCAAATATTCTTTTATTGTGGTTGGCACTTTATATGATaggttagaggtgttaaataggTATTGAAACATTTGGAAGGGTTGAACAtctttagtcaaagattaaggaaGAAATGAACAAGAATTGAGCCAAGTGGCCAAACCCTAGCCAtgtatcttgtttgaccaagggattagaAGGAATTTAAGCCATCTTGGagcttttttttcccttagcTTGGCCGGCCCTCATAGCTTccaaaagaaggagagaaaactccattttccttgctttctaaaTCTAGTTTTatcttgagaaaaaaaaatcaaaagtgaaggaCTTGAGTTGGTGAGCAAACTACTTCCAACCTAGTGGGTGATTTTCAAGCTTGAAGCTCTTGGTTTGGTGGTTGTTTTGGGTGACTCAAGCTTCTTACAAGAGAGGTAAATGATCTTTAAATCTTAGTTTATGATGATATATCATGTActttaagttttaatggcaaactaCAAGTTATTTGGATGAGATTAGTGGTTAatcttcttgaactaaacaAGTGGTAGTAGGGTTAGTTAGTTTACCTATcttgtgtttgatgaaatgtttgaacTTTGTTCATGGTGGTTTTTGAAGTATTACCATGTTTTAGGTCCTTTTGAGTTAGATTTAACACTTGACATGTTGTTTAAGTGAAAACCATGAAAGGATGAAGGTTGGTTAAATAAGTGAACTTGTGCactattttctttcttcttggttgACCAGTTTTGGAAGGAGAagtttctccttgattttgtgGTTCTTTTGCACCTTAAATTAAGCCTAAGACACTTGGCTAGACATTGGTTGAGCTTATGTGTGAGTTGAAgtagaaatgaagcaagtaaagtggttgTTTGGATCACTAGTAGACTGTTTTGGTTTCTCTTGCTGGCTAAACTGTTATGGCCTTTTAAATCATTGTTATGTGTTTCATTTTGAGCTCCAATGGTACTAAGTGACTTGACCCCCTATATATGAACACTAGAGGATCGAATTGGATGAATGTGAACCAACACAAATGAAGATAGCATGATGTGAAACCACCTGGCCATGATCTAGACAACCAATTCACCAATTGTtaaggcagcggaaatttgatcCAAATCTAATCCCCGAGATAACGAACActattgatattatctcaacccattATCTAACGAACTAGATAACCAAATTAAAGGTAGAGGAATGCCtcaaccaaggagttacttgATTAATAATTTCAATTGAACAATttgagaaagattctcaaatattcaaagaggctctcttggaaagagaaaagtgaaaaactcacaattttattgatgTAAAAAAAACTGAGTGTAAAGGTCTCTTGTTTTGGGTATATATAGCCATACACTTGACAACCTAAAGTGACTTGaaacaaaaccctaactcagcTAGGCTAAGGCCTTTTGGGCCGATTCTATTAATCAAACCTACTAACTAATGGTCGGCCAAGGCTAAGGGATTGATGGCTGACTCTAGTAACAGAATAAATAACGAAAAATAGAAACTAAATTGACTAATAAGTCCTCGGCTTCAAGTAAGACAAATCCTCACTTGAATCTTCTACTTGGAGCAATATGTATATTGTTGAATCTTcattctccaagccttcaataatcttcaaatcatctccaattctCTCTTGGACAGcacacacaagagcttgaagggattCATGCATCTTCTTGGCACGAGCTCTTGTGATTGGACCACTTGGTACTCGAATGTCTTGCTCTTGATAGCCGAGGGCCCTTGGTGCTCCTTTATCAGTCCCCTTCTCTTGaaggcgatttgtccccaaatcaatCTCATCGTCTGCATAAAAAGGGCTTAAATCAACAACATTGAAAGTAGCATGTGCCCCGTACTCACCTGGAAGGTAaagtttgtaggcattgtcGTTGATTTTCTCCATGACTTGGAATGGACCATCACCCCTTGGAAGGAGTTTGTTGCACCTTTGGAGTGGAAAATGCTTTTTGCGCATGTGTATCCAAACCCAGTCACCTGGTTCAAATACTATTTTGTGACGGCCTTTGTTTGCACTTTGGACATATTAAGGGTGCGCTTCTCGATGTTAGCTAGAACCTTAGCATGTAGGTCTCGTACAAATTCTGCCTTTTTCTTTCCATCCAAGTTAATTCTCTCATGATCAGGTAAAGGAGATAAGTCCAATGGAGTAAGAGGGTTAAAGCCATAGACAATTTCAAAAGGGGAATATTAAATAGCAGTGTGTACAGTGCAATTGTAAGCAAATTCAACATGCGATAAGCAATCTTCCCTTGTCTTAATGTTCTTTTTTATTATGGCACAAAACAAGGTAGACAAAGTCCTATTAActacttcagtttgtccatcagtttgtgggtgactaaaAGTAGAGAAAAGCAATTTAGTGCCTAGCCTACATCACAAGATTTTCCAAAAGTAGCTAAGGAACTTTACATCTCTATCTGACACAATGGTACGAAGCATGCCATGCAAACGTACTATATTTCTAAAGAACAAGTCGGCTACGTGCTTAGCATCATCGGTCTTATGACAAggtataaaatgtgccattttagAGAAACGGTCAACTACAACATAGGTAGAGTCATGACCTTGTCTAGTCCTAGGTAATCCACGTACAAaatccatagacaagtcaatcCAAGGTGCATGGGGGATAGGTAAAGGGGCGTAGAGTCCATGAggatttacttttgattttgcatGGTGACAAGTTACACACCTTTGTATGTGTCTTTCAACATCCCTCTTCATGCGTGGCCAAAAGAAGTGCTCTTGGAGGATGGACAATGTTTTAGTAATTCCAAAGTGACCCATAAGTCCTCCATGGGCTTCTCGAACTAACCGGGGTCACATGGAGCTTAGTGGAATGCACAATTTGTCCTTGTAGTACAAGAATCCCTGTGATAGAAAGTAATGCTCACGAGTATCTCGTGGCAAGGAGTTaaaaatctcaccaaaatcTGGGTCAATGGCATAGAGATCCTTGAGATATTTAAATCCTAGTAATTTTGCATCTAATGTAGTAAGTAGTGTATAACGCCTAGAAAGGGCATCCGCTACTACATTAGACTTACCTGTCTTATACCTAATCACGAATGCAAAAGTGTCGATGAAAGTTATCTATCTTGCATGTCGTTTGCTCAACTTGGTTTGTGCTTGAGAGATTCGTGATCAGTATGTAAGACGAACTCTCGAGgtcgaagatagtgttgcctaGTTTGGAGTGCTTGAACCAAGGCCATTAGCTCTTTGTCATAGGTTGAGTAGTTCAAAGAAACTCCATTCAGCTTTTCACTAAAATAAGCAATCGGTcggctttcttggagtagaacaGCTCCAATACCTATACCAGAGATATCGCACTCTATCTCAAAAGCTTTGTTAAAGTTAGGCAAATTTAGAACAAGTGCATGTGTGAGCTTATGTTTAAGTACTTGGAAAGACTTAGCTTGTTCTTCCCCCCATTGAAATGGTGCGTTCTTCTTGATGATGGATGTAAGTGGTGCAGCTATGGTGCTGAAGTCCTTGACAAAGCGTCTGTAGAAGCTTGCCAAGCCATGGAAACTCCTCACCTCACTTACGTTGGTAGGTGTTGGCCATTCATTTATAGCCTTCACCTTTGCTTGATCAACTTGTACACCCTGTACACTTATAACATATCCTAGAAAAACAAGTTGATCAGTGCAAAAAgcgcacttcttaaggttggcatAGAGCCTTTCCTTATGCATGCTCCTCTAAACTCCTACTATAGATAAGGATATCATTAAAATATACCACTACAAATTTCCCAATGAAAGGACAGAAAACATGATTCATTAATCTCATAAAAGTACTAGATGTGTTAGTtaggccaaaaggcatgactaaccactcataTAAGCCATGTTTAGTCTTAAaagcagttttccattcatccccaTCTTTTCATATGAATTTGATGGTACCCACTTTTCAGatcaatttttgtaaaaatgatagcaccatgCAATTTATCAAGCATGTCATCTAGACAAGGTATGGGATAGCGATACTTTACCGTGATGGCGTTAATAGCTCGACAGTCAGTGTACATCCTCCTTCCtccatcctttttaggcacAAGTAGGACGGGTACAacacaaggacttagactttcacGAATCCAGCCTTTGCCAAGTACTCCTCTACTTGCCTTTGTTGTTCCTTAGTTTCCTCGGGATTAGTCCTATATGGTGCCTTGTTTAGCAAGGAAGCCCCAGAgatgaaatcaatttgatgttcaatccCTCTCAAAGATGGCAGTCCATTAGGTATATCCTCAGGGAACACATCATGATACTCCTGCAAGAGGTTAGTGACAACACTAGGCAGCGAAGTATCAAGTTCATTAGTGAGTAAGGCTTCTTTGCAGATCAAGATAAGCACAATTTGGTTGGAATATAAAGCCTTTCTCACGTTTTTCATTCGAGCTAGCATGCTGGTTTGTCTTTCTTTGCCTAGCTCAATGGTTCGATCAGGCTTACTTTTATCCTTAGAGGTCTCGGCCAACtcctttaattttccttttgatggttttttgttttttgactaGTGACATGCATATCATACTCCTTTTGTAAGCTAACTTGgtcctcatgcacttgttgTGGTGTGAGAGGTGCAAGTGTGATTTTCTTACCATTATGCAAAAAGGAATATTTATTCAAGAAACCATCAAAGATAACTCTCTTATCAAATTGCTAAGGGTGGCCTAAAAGAATGTGTGCAGCTTGCATAAGTATTACATCGCATACAATATCATCTTCATAGCGACCTATGCAGAAAGTAACTAAGACTTGTTTAGAGATACGTGCCTCGCCACTACTGTTTAGCCATTGGAGCTTGTAGGGGCGCGGGTGATCAGTTGTTGGCAAGTTGAATCGCTCCACCATTAATGCACTTGCAACATTAGTACAACTCCCTGGGCTAGGCTACACACCTTGTTGTTGATATGACACCTTGAGTAGAAGATGTTTTCTTGCTGTAGGTTATCTCGACTAGCTTGTGTAGCTAGTGCTTGCCTTTCCACTAAACATCCAACCGTGTCATTGACCGGTATCTCCTCAAGCTCGTCTTCTTCCCCTTCCAAAGATGGCATTCCCTCATGTTCCCTGTCTTCATCATCGGTCAACAACTTGCCATTGGATAACATGATCAAAGTACGTTGGTTGGGGCATTGGGAAGCAATATGCCCAAATCCTTGACACTTGAAGCATTTGGTGTCACGAGTCCTTGGATTGGATATCTCTTGTTGGGACTTAAACCCCTCCTTGGAAGTTGGTTTGGAAGGTAGAGCGTTCGGCCACATTTCTTCTCACGACGCTCCACTCGATTTTGAAGTTTTAGGTACAAAAGAGGGGCTGGTTTCGACCCTTGTGATCGGGTTCCTCCAACTCCCAGGTTGGAAATGGGAGCTTTGGCGGTTcgttcccctcctcttgaaccTCCGTTCTACCTTGATAGCTTTGTCCAAGAGTTCTCCCATATCAAGATAGTGTTGAAGCTCCACGATGTCAGCAATCTCAGGTAGCAATCCTCCCAAAAATCGTGCCATGATGGCCTCCTCATCTTCTAGAACATCAGACTGCATCATGGACATTTCCATTTCTTTGAAGTAATCTTCAACCGTCATActaccttgagtgagggtttgcaaTTTGTGATGCAAATCCCTATGGTAGTAACCGGGTATGAAGCGTTTCCTCATGATTTGGTTCAAGTTGTCCCATGTCTGAATGGCTGGTTCCTCATTCCTTCGTTGTTTGATGCGGAGTTCATCCCACCTAATCGCGGCGTAATCGGTGAATTCTATGGCGCCCAACTTTACCTTTTGAGACTCTGTGTAGTGGTTGCAATCGAAGATCAACTCGATTTTTCTCTCCCACTCCAAGTATGCTTCGGGATCTGATTTACCTTGAAAGGAaggaatttttaattttattcctttgagTTGATCCTCAGCATGGTTAGTCCGTTGCATAGTTCTCCTCAGCCTTTGCTCATCATTCTTGAAGTGTCTCTTTAAGTTAGAGTCACTGAGTTCGTTCACGATAAGTTTTCCTCTAATTTTCTTAAAGGAATTTCTTGAGGGGTCCATTTGTTCAATTTGCTCTTCCATGGGCCAAAAACggagctccatttttctttgcatttcctTCCACATAGCATCCATCCTTAGTGCCAATTGTGCCACGGTAATATCATTTTCATTGGTCATGGTTTCAACATGCAAAACTTCAACAAACGTTAAGGTGAAAGGTTCTCACTCCCTCACGTGTTTCGCTCACTCTCATGTATCACTtaagtgtttaaaacactctaatggtCTCACAACTCACTTCTCAAATCCCTTGATCGCCTCcttgaagaaataaaaaatttcttccaagcaattcaatcaaactttaaTCAAGTTTTTCCCCAAAAGTGGCGTAAGAATAGCAGAAAATTCAA
The genomic region above belongs to Coffea arabica cultivar ET-39 chromosome 7c, Coffea Arabica ET-39 HiFi, whole genome shotgun sequence and contains:
- the LOC140010640 gene encoding uncharacterized protein; this encodes MTNENDITVAQLALRMDAMWKEMQRKMELRFWPMEEQIEQMDPSRNSFKKIRGKLIVNELSDSNLKRHFKNDEQRLRRTMQRTNHAEDQLKGIKLKIPSFQGKSDPEAYLEWERKIELIFDCNHYTESQKVKLGAIEFTDYAAIRWDELRIKQRRNEEPAIQTWDNLNQIMRKRFIPGYYHRDLHHKLQTLTQGSMTVEDYFKEMEMSMMQSDVLEDEEAIMARFLGGLLPEIADIVELQHYLDMGELLDKAIKLLTDDEDREHEGMPSLEGEEDELEEIPVNDTVGCLVERQALATQASRDNLQQENIFYSRCHINNKEYHDVFPEDIPNGLPSLRGIEHQIDFISGASLLNKAPYRTNPEETKEQQRQVEEYLAKAGFVKDGGRRMYTDCRAINAITWVPSNSYEKMGMNGKLLLRLNMAYMSGYVISVQGVQVDQAKVKAINEWPTPTNVSEVRSFHGLASFYRRFVKDFSTIAAPLTSIIKKNAPFQWGEEQAKSFQVLKHKLTHALVLNLPNFNKAFEIECDISGIGIGAVLLQESRPIAYFSEKLNGVSLNYSTYDKELMALVQALQTRQHYLRPREFVLHTDHESLKHKPS